The [Clostridium] colinum genome includes the window GAAATGGATAATATAGGCGGTCAGCTAAATGCTTTTACATCTAAAGAATACACTTGTTATTATGCTAGAGTATTAGACACACATATAGATAAAGCAATAGATATTTTAACAGATATGCTTTTTAATTCTAAATTTGATGATATCGATATAGAAAAAGAATCAAAAGTTATAATAGAAGAAATAAATATGTATGAAGATAGCCCAGATGATGTTGTTTTTACAGAGCTTCAAAAAAATGTATGGAAAAATACACCATTAGAAAATAATGTACTAGGTACTAAATATAATGTAGAAAATTTTAAAAGAGATGATTTTATTAATTACTTAAATAAAAAATATGTGGCAAAAAATACTGTAATAGCTATAGCAGGTAGCTTTAATAAAGAAAGCGTATTAAAACAAATTAAAGAAAAAGTATCACATATGCCAACTGGTGAAGCTAGCACAGAAGCAGATAAAAAGTATATTTATATACCATCAAAAGCTCAAATATTTAAAGACATAGAACAACTTCATCTTAATATTGGTTTTGAAGGTATATCGTTAAAAAGCAAATATAATTATAGTATGAGCTTATTAAACGCCATTTTAGGTGGTGGTATGAGCTCTATACTTTTTCAAAAAGTAAGAGAAGAAAATGGTATTGCATATTCTATATATTCTTATAACTCTAACTATATAAATAACGGACTTTTTAATATTTATGTAGGTCTTAATAAAATTCATCTGCAAAAAACGTTAGATATTATAAAAACAGAACTAAATTCTCTTAAAAAAAATAAATTAACAATCCAACAAATAGAAAAAACTAAAGAACAATTAAAAAGTAACTATATAATGGGCTTAGAAAGCACTTCTAATAGAATGTCAAGTATTGGCAGGTCTAAAATTTTAATAGATAAAATTAAAACTCCTGATGAAATAATAAAAGAAGTAGACTCAATAAAAAAAGAAGATATAGATACCTTAATAGATACTGTTTTTGATATGGATAAAATGAGTATATCTTTAGTAGGTAGAGTAGACGATATAAAAATATAATGTAAAAAAAATTTAACATAAATTTAATATAATTGGGTAAACTAAAAGTAATAGCTTAATGCTATTATAAACATTCTTATTTGTTAGGAGGTACTTTTATGCAAACCAAACCTTTGGATTGGACTGCTCTTACGCTTGTAATAATAGGAGCTATAAACTGGGGGCTTATTGGATTTTTTAAATTTGACTTAGTAGCAACATTATTTGGTGGTATGGATTCTCTTGTAAGTAGGATTGTTTACGCTTTAGTTGGTCTTTCTGGTTTATACTGTATAACTTTATACGCTAAGCTTACCAATACGCAGTCTAATATTAACAGGTAAATAAACCTTTAAGGATAAAAAATTATCCAAAAAAGATATAACTATTATTTTTTATAAAAATTTAAACAAAAATTTATTTTTATAGAAAATAAAGTATCACTTTAACTAAAGTTAATAAGTAAAAATAAAGAGGAATTTGTTCTCAAATCTCTCTTTATTTTTATATAAATATATAAAGGAGTACATATGAAATATAATAATATAAAATATGCTAAGTTTATAAATAGAAAAAATAGATTTATTGCAGAAATAGAAATAAATAACAAAATAGAGCTTTGTCACGTAAAAAACACGGGTAGATGTAAAGAATTATTAATAAAAGGAACAGACATTTATGTAGAAGAAAATAATAATATAAATAGAAAAACTAAATATTCTCTTATATGCGTAAAAAAAGGAAGTTTATTAATAAATATAGATAGTCAAATACCAAATTATGTAGCCAGAGAAGCAATAGAAAAAGGATTAATACCTGATTTAAAAGATATTACATATTTAAAACAAGAGGTTAAATATAAAAATTCACGATTTGATATATATTTTGAAAAAAATACTGGTGAAAAAGGCTTTATAGAAGTAAAAGGAGTAACTCTAGAAGAAAATGGTATAGCTAGATTTCCAGATGCTCCATCAGAGCGAGCTATAAAACATATAAGAGAATTGATTGAAGCTAAAAGAGATGGATATGAAACATATATATTATTTATTATACAATTAAAAAATGTAAAATATTTTGAACCTAATAAAAAAACACATTATGATTTTTATGAAAGCTTAAAAAATGCACAAGATAATAATGTAAATATTTTAGCTTATGATTGTTTTGTATCTAGTGATGAAATTTTTTTAAATAGTAAAATTGATGTAATAATAGATTAGTACAAAAATATATTTATATGAATATATTATATAAATATATTTAGGAGCTGATAAAATGGGAAAACCTTGTAGATATGTTATTACTCTATCAAAACTTTTAGGTATAATATTAACCTCTATAGGATTTGGTATGCTTTTAGTGCTTATTATCCCTTGGTGGGGATATGTATTAGCCTTTGGTTTATTCATTACTGGTCTATGTTTAATATTTATAAATAAATAAAATAGGTTGTAGACTTTTTCTACAACCTATTTTATTTATTTAATCATTTATTCTTTATCATCATTTAATAAAGTTTTCATAAATGATAAATAATATTTAGATGCATCTTTTTTCCAATTATCACATATAGTATTTGCATATTTTTTAGATGCTACTTTTAAGCTAATTTCCATAAGTGGCATTTTATTTTCATAAACAGCACATTTTACTGTATATTCATTATTATTTTCTGTAAAATTAGCTACTATATCAAGCTCTTTTTTTATTTGGTTTTTATTAAGAGCTACATATTCATTTATTTTTTCTTTTATATAATTAGGTATAAGATTTTCAAAAAGATTTAATGTTTTATATCCTTTTTTTGATATAGTGTATGTTGTTTTATTATGCTCTACATTTTTAATAATATATTCACTTTCTGCTAGTTCACTAAGATAGTTAGAAAGAGAAAAATAATCCATATATTCATAAGTTAAAGCAAACTCTTGTATATAGGATAATGACATAGGTAAATTTATTTTATGTAACATATACATTATTATAAGTTTACTTTCTGCTAACTGTGAAGAGTTTTTCATCATAACACCTCTTAATTT containing:
- a CDS encoding M16 family metallopeptidase, translating into MFDTIKLENGLSIVMEQMDSVRSTSLGIFIKNGSINETKSTNGISHFIEHMLFKGTKKRTSKDIAEEMDNIGGQLNAFTSKEYTCYYARVLDTHIDKAIDILTDMLFNSKFDDIDIEKESKVIIEEINMYEDSPDDVVFTELQKNVWKNTPLENNVLGTKYNVENFKRDDFINYLNKKYVAKNTVIAIAGSFNKESVLKQIKEKVSHMPTGEASTEADKKYIYIPSKAQIFKDIEQLHLNIGFEGISLKSKYNYSMSLLNAILGGGMSSILFQKVREENGIAYSIYSYNSNYINNGLFNIYVGLNKIHLQKTLDIIKTELNSLKKNKLTIQQIEKTKEQLKSNYIMGLESTSNRMSSIGRSKILIDKIKTPDEIIKEVDSIKKEDIDTLIDTVFDMDKMSISLVGRVDDIKI
- the sfsA gene encoding DNA/RNA nuclease SfsA, which codes for MKYNNIKYAKFINRKNRFIAEIEINNKIELCHVKNTGRCKELLIKGTDIYVEENNNINRKTKYSLICVKKGSLLINIDSQIPNYVAREAIEKGLIPDLKDITYLKQEVKYKNSRFDIYFEKNTGEKGFIEVKGVTLEENGIARFPDAPSERAIKHIRELIEAKRDGYETYILFIIQLKNVKYFEPNKKTHYDFYESLKNAQDNNVNILAYDCFVSSDEIFLNSKIDVIID
- a CDS encoding DUF378 domain-containing protein; translation: MQTKPLDWTALTLVIIGAINWGLIGFFKFDLVATLFGGMDSLVSRIVYALVGLSGLYCITLYAKLTNTQSNINR
- a CDS encoding DUF4364 family protein; its protein translation is MMKNSSQLAESKLIIMYMLHKINLPMSLSYIQEFALTYEYMDYFSLSNYLSELAESEYIIKNVEHNKTTYTISKKGYKTLNLFENLIPNYIKEKINEYVALNKNQIKKELDIVANFTENNNEYTVKCAVYENKMPLMEISLKVASKKYANTICDNWKKDASKYYLSFMKTLLNDDKE